The genomic segment CTCTCTCTTTACTGGAATTTTAGCTGTAGAAATCATCAAAATTTTCTCTCAAGATGGAATGAATTGGAAAGACTGCCCCTTTTTATGAATTGGGATTTTCTGTAATGCATCGAGGGTTTAAATTATTTAGTCATAGGGTGCTCACAAGAACCTCAAATTTGCGCCCCAGAACAAGCACTATATTACGCACTGAATTGGGAAATTGGGACCGAAGAAATAATGGGTTTGGATTATTTAGAGCATTTATGTATACATTTACGCAAAATAGGCGAGTTCAGGACCCGAATGACCCGGCCACCTTGATGAAGGAGGATGGGGTTTCGGTCTCTAGTCAAATGTGGATTGAGAATTTTCGAGAACCTGAAAAAACCGTAACTAATTTGAGTGATTATTTGAGGAGATTTGAGTTGTGGGTGTTGGCTTATCAAAAGGTTGCTGCTGATGAAACAGGGGCATATGTGCCTCGTAGCTCAATAACAAGAGCTACCCTTGAAGATTTGTTGGCGTTGAGGAATGCAGTTCTGGACAATAGGTTTAAGTGGGGCGCTAGGTTAGAGTTTTTCATCAAGTCGCCTAGGGATAAGACTGATTACGAGTCATTGTCGAAGAGGAAAATCAGGGCTATTATGACCACCACGCAGCCAGCACCATTTCAGGATAGGATTGTTCAGGAGGTGTTGTTTTTAATTTTGGAGCCAGTTTATGAGGCTAGGTTTTCACAGAAGTCGTTTGCATTTAGACCAGGGAGAACGGCACATACGGTGATTAGGGTAATAAGGAGAAGCTTTGCTGGTTATTTGTGGTATATAAAGGGGGATTTAAGTACAGTGTTGGATGGGATGAAGGTTGGATTGGTTATAAGTGCTCTGATGAGGGATATTAGAGATAAGAAAGTGATTGATCTAATAAAGGCTGCTTTGACTACGCCTGTGATCACTAGTAAGGTTGAGgagccaaagaaaaagaagaggaggAAGTATCAGAAGAAGAGAGTGCTGGCTGAAGATGAGCCAAAGCCTGATCCATACTGGTTGGTGTCCTTTTTCGGGTTTGCACCTGAAGAGGCTGAGAAAGTTCCTTCATGGGGGCATTGTGGTATCCTTAGTCCTTTGTTGGCTAATGTTTGTCTTGATGAATTGGATAGATGGATGGAAGGTAAGATTAAGGAGTTCTATCGGCCTTCAAAAAGTGATGTGATTTGGAATAGTCCAGAGGGAGAAGTTGAACAGGGAAATACATCCTGGCCAGAGTTTGTTCCCACGAGTGGTCCAGATAAGACCCGAAAGATTGATTACATCCGTTATGGTGGTCACAT from the Coffea arabica cultivar ET-39 chromosome 11e, Coffea Arabica ET-39 HiFi, whole genome shotgun sequence genome contains:
- the LOC113717996 gene encoding nuclear intron maturase 2, mitochondrial; translation: MHRGFKLFSHRVLTRTSNLRPRTSTILRTELGNWDRRNNGFGLFRAFMYTFTQNRRVQDPNDPATLMKEDGVSVSSQMWIENFREPEKTVTNLSDYLRRFELWVLAYQKVAADETGAYVPRSSITRATLEDLLALRNAVLDNRFKWGARLEFFIKSPRDKTDYESLSKRKIRAIMTTTQPAPFQDRIVQEVLFLILEPVYEARFSQKSFAFRPGRTAHTVIRVIRRSFAGYLWYIKGDLSTVLDGMKVGLVISALMRDIRDKKVIDLIKAALTTPVITSKVEEPKKKKRRKYQKKRVLAEDEPKPDPYWLVSFFGFAPEEAEKVPSWGHCGILSPLLANVCLDELDRWMEGKIKEFYRPSKSDVIWNSPEGEVEQGNTSWPEFVPTSGPDKTRKIDYIRYGGHILIGVRGPRADAATLRKQLIEFCDQKYMLKLDNEDLPIEHITKGIMFLDHVLCRRVVYPTLRYTATGGKIISEKGVGTLLSVTASLKQSIKQFRKLGFLKGDRDPDPQPCFRMFHATQAHTNAQMNKLLSTMVEWYRYADNRKKIVNFCSYIIRGSLAKLYAAKYKLRSRAKVYKIGSRNLSRPLKEKKGQSPEYHNLLRMGLVESIDGLQYTRMSLVPETDYSPFPVGWRPDHEKALLEYIWLDDPRTLEEQRRCLGEHGLISPQDYISMLVWNYKRNAIPMDQLSIITPRDNRLLCSSNEDSNDERNSAELDNEESIHAAQM